ACCACAAGTTGCTTACAGAGAAACAATTCTTGGAACTACAGATCAAGAAGTTAAATATGCAAAACAATCTGGAGGTAAAGGACAATACGGACACGTTAAGATTATCCTTGAACCAAATCCAGGTAAAGGATTTGAATTTGTTAATAAAATCACTGGAGGAGTTATTCCTAGAGAATATATTCCAGCAGTAGAAAAAGGAAGTAGAGAAGCTCTAGAAAGTGGAGTTGTAGCTGGATATCCAGTTGTTGATGTAAAAGTAACTCTTTATGATGGATCATACCATGAGGTTGACTCATCAGAAATGGCGTTTAAACTTGCAGGATCAATGGCTGTAAAACAAGCTGCTGCTAAATCTAATCCAATAATCCTTGAACCAGTATTCAAAGTAGAAGTAACTACTCCAGAAGAATATATGGGAGATATTATAGGAGACCTTAACTCAAGAAGGGGAATGATAGGTGGAATGACAGACAGAAATGGTGCTAAAATCATTGATGCTAAAGTTCCTTTATCTGAAATGTTTGGATATGCTACTGACTTAAGATCTAAATCTCAAGGAAGAGCAACTTACTCTATGGAATTTGCTGAATACATTCAAGTACCAGCTTCTATCCAAAAAGGAATTCAAGAAGAAAGAGGAAAATAATCTTTCTTACATATGGTAACTTTATAAAGGGTTGGCATTATAAAGTGCCAACCATAAAAAATAAAATATAAAAATTAGGAGGAGAATTTAAATGGCTAAAGAGAAATTCGAAAGAAGCAAACCCCATGTAAACATTGGAACAATTGGACACGTTGACCACGGAAAAACAACTACAACAGCAGCTATTTCTAAAGTTTTATCAGATTTAGGACTAGCTAAAAAGTTGATTTTGATAAAATTGACGTAGCTCCAGAAGAAAGAGAAAGAGGAATCACTATTAATACAGCTCATATTGAGTATGAAACAGAAAAAAGACACTATGCTCACGTTGACTGTCCAGGACATGCTGACTATGTAAAAAACATGATTACAGGAGCAGCGCAAATGGACGGAGCTATCCTAGTTGTATCAGCAGCAGATGGACCAATGCCTCAAACAAGAGAACACATCCTACTATCAAGACAGGTTGGAGTTCCTTATATCGTAGTATACTTAAATAAAGCAGATATGGTAGACGATCCAGAATTACTAGAACTAGTAGAAATGGAAGTAAGAGAACTATTAACTGAGTATGGATTCCCAGGAGATGATATTCCAGTAATAACAGGATCATCTTTAGGAGCACTAAATGGAGAGCAAAAATGGGTAGATCAAATAATGGCGCTAATGAACGCAGTAGATGAGTATATCCCAACTCCAGAAAGAGCAGTAGATCAACCATTCTTGATGCCAATAGAAGACGTGTTCACAATAACAGGAAGAGGAACAGTTGTAACAGGAAGAGTAGAAAGAGGAATAGTAAAAGTAGGAGAAGAATTAGAAATAATAGGAATCAAACCTACAGCAAAGACAACATGTACAGGAGTAGAAATGTTTAGAAAACTACTTGACCAAGGACAAGCAGGAGATAACATAGGAGCTCTATTAAGAGGAACAAAAAAAGAAGATGTAGAAAGAGGACAAGTACTAGCAAAACCAGGAACAATCCTACCACATACAGGATTCAGATCAGAGGTATATGTACTAACTAAAGAAGAGGGAGGAAGACATACACCATTCTTCTCAGGATATAGACCACAATTCTACTTCAGAACTACAGATATAACAGGAGCAGTAACATTACCAGAGGGAGTAGAAATGGTAATGCCAGGAGATAACATTGAAATGAGAGTAGAATTAATCCACCCAATAGCAATGGAAACAGGATTAAGATTCGCAATCAGAGAAGGTGGAAGAACAGTAGCTTCTGGTGTAGTTGCTGAAATTACTAAATAGTAATATTTAAAGTAATTGACCTTACATAAAAGGCAGAAGGAGCAGATATTTTCTGCTCCTTTTTTTTCAGAAACAAGGAGAAAAGATGGATTTTCTGATACAATTTTTTGATAAAGTAAGCTTTGCAGGGATAATAGTTTCTTTTACAGCTTATTTTTTAGGAATAAGATTTCCTGACTGGGACTTTAAACTTAATTTGAAACATAGGAGTATTCTTACACACAGTCCTTTAATTCTTCTTATATTAATAAGATTTTATGAGAGAGATAGTAATGATACTTTTAGATATTTTCTTATAGGGTTTGCACTAGCATTATCTCTTCATTTTATTTTTGATTTATATCCTAAGGGCTGGGGTGGAGGAGCTCTCCTTAAAATACCAGTTGTAGGGATAAGTTGTAATCCACAGATAACAAAAACTTTACTAATATTTTTTACAGCTTTAAGTACTATTATAGCTGTTGCTTATACTAAAAATAGTATGGAATTTTTGTATCTGTTTTCTTTAGGAGTACTCACTATTCTAAAGAATATGAAAAAAGAAGGAAAACTAATAAGACCTTTATTTTCCTATTCTTTTTTCCTTTTAGTCATAGGTTGTATTAAATATAAGGATATATTTAAATTTTTAGAAAGTAGTATTGGTTCGATTTTAAAAAGGATAAGTATGTTTTTTTAATCTAAAAAAATACCTTTTCTTGACAATATTATGTATAAAATAATATAATTTAGAGAGAATATAAATATTTGAAAGGAGAAATAAATGAAAGATATCAAAACTCTAGAGGAAAAAGCTACTAGTATAAGAAAATCTATTGTAGAAATGATTTGTGAAGCAAAGTCAGGGCATCCAGGAGGATCACTGTCAGCAACAGATATTTTAACAGTTCTATATTTTTCAGAAATGAATATAGACCCAGCTAATCCTAAAATGGCAGGAAGAGATAGATTTGTATTATCGAAAGGACATGCAGCACCAGCATTATATGCTACACTTGCAGAAAGAGGATACTTTGATAAGGCTATCTTAGGAACTTTAAGACAATACGGATCAATATTACAGGGACACCCTGATATGAAAAAAGTTCCAGGAGTAGAAATATCTACAGGATCATTAGGACAGGGATTATCAGTAGCAAATGGTATGGCATTGAATGCTAAACTTTCTGGAGAATCATATAGAACATATATTATTTTAGGAGATGGAGAATTACAAGAAGGACAAATATGGGAAGCTGCAATGACAGCAGCACACTATAAGCTTGATAATGTATGTGCATTCTTAGATTTTAATAATCTTCAAATAGATGGAAATGTAGATAAAATTATGGGGATAGAACCTGTTGATGCAAAATGGGAAGCTTTTGGTTGGAATGTTATAAAAATAGATGGACATAATTTTGAAGAAATTCTTTCTGCTCTGGATAAAGCAAAAGAGGTAAAAGGAAAGCCAACTATTGTGATAGCTAAAACTGTAAAAGGTAAAGGAGTGTCTTTTATGGAAAATGTTTGTGGATTCCACGGAGTAGCTCCAACTAAAGAAGAAACAGAAAAAGCATTAGCAGAACTTAACAGTAAATAATTAATCTAAAAGAATCTAGGAGGGAAAAATAAATGAGTAAAAAAGCTACAAGACAAGCTTATGGAGAAGCTTTAGTAGAGCTTGGAAAAATAAATAAGAATATCGTAGTATTAGATGCAGATTTGACTAAATCTACAAAAACTAGTATGTTTCAAAAGGAATTTCCAGAAAGACATTTTAATGTAGGTATAGCAGAAGCTGATCTCATGGGAACAGCGGCAGGATTTGCAACTTGTGGAAAAATTCCTTTTGCTTCTACATTTGCAATGTTTGCTGCAGGTAGAGCATTTGAGCAAATAAGAAATACAATAGCCTATCCAAAATTAAATGTAAAAATTGCACCTACTCATGCAGGAATATCAGTAGGAGAAGATGGAGGATCGCATCAATCTGTAGAAGATATAGCTCTAATGAGATCTATTCCAGGAATGGTAGTGTTATCTCCAGCTGATGCAGTTGAAACTAAAAAAATGATATTTGCAGCAGCAGAATATGAAGGACCTGTATACATCAGAATGGGAAGATTAGATGTAGAAACAATATTTGATGAGGAAACTTATGACTTTCAAATAGGTATAGCTAATACTATAAGAGAAGGTAACGATGTAACAATAGCAGCAACTGGACTTATGACTTATGAAGCTCTAAAAGCAGCTGATATTCTTGCACAAGAAGGTATATCAGTAAGAGTTATAAATGTAGGAACTATAAAGCCTCTTGATGGAGAAACTATACTGAAAGCAGCTAAAGAAACTAAATTTATAATTACAGCAGAAGAGCATTCTGTAATAGGAGGACTTGGTTCAGCAGTATCTGAATTTTTATCAGAAGTATATCCTGCAAAAGTTAAAAAGTTAGGTATTTATGACAAATTTGGACAAAGTGGAAAAGCAAATGAGCTTTTAGAAAAATATGAACTTACAGCAGCTAAATTAGTATCTATGGTTAAAGAAAACATGTAAAAATAAAAAGCAGGCTGACCAAAAAGTTTATTATTCTGAGTAGGTCAGCCTTTAGTCATAACGAAAAAATTTTTATGATGAGGTGGATATGAATAACTTATTAAAAATCGAGAAAAATTATACTAAAAATAAAATACAATTGAAGAAAAAAACATTTATCCTTTTGGTTATTTCCTTTGTCATCTTAAATTTTTTCTTGTCTTTTGTGATTAATATTTCTTCTACTACTAAAAAAATTGAGAATAGTTATTTTTTTACAGCAGATTTAAGGAGTAATCTTAATGAAGAGGAAAAAAATAAAACAGAAATAGAAGTTCTAAGTATAGAAGGAGTAAAGAAGGTTAGATATTTATCTAAAGAAGAAGCTTTTAAAAAACTTCAATTTCAGTTAGATATAGCAATTCCAAAAGGAGAAAATCCTTTGTCAGATTCGTTGTTGATTTATTTTGATAGCCCAGCAAAATTGGAGAAAATACAAGAAAACTTAGAAAATAATCAAAATATCAAGGAAGTTTTTATAGATGCGAACTTTATAGCATATAAAGAGAGAGAAATGAAGTTTTATAAATTAATACTGGTAAGTATTATTTTAGGAATGACTCTGCCTTCAATGGCTATGATATATTATATTTTTTACAATGCAGTATCCATAGAATTTCTTAATAATGTGGATATAATTCATGATGAGAGAGTAAATGCAGCCAGATCTAAAAAAGTAAATTTACTGCCATTTACAGCAGCATCTATAATAGGAACACTTATATTTTTTAATGGATATATTTATATTAGAGAACAAATGCTCAAAATAAGCACTAAATATTTGATATTAAGTTTAGGCGAAATAGTTCTGATAGAAGGACTTATTATACTTATGATAAATATTCTTATTTGGGTCAATCCTTTAAAATTAAAAAAACTCTCTAAGGAGGAATCTTGAAAAGGGTAGTTCTGTTTTTTATGTTTTTTAGTGTTTTATCTTTTTCAGATTCTGTATCAGATATGGAAAAGAAAGTAAAAAATATAGAACGCCAAATAAATCAGAAAAACACTAGAATAAAAACTATTGATGTAGAAAAACAAAAAATAGCTAAACAGATAAAAGATATCGAAAAAGATATTGTAAGCATAGAAAAAGAAAGAGAAAAAATAGTTGAAGAGATAAAGACTGTTTCAAAAAATATAGAGTATGGAGAAAAAAATCTAGCAATAAGTTCTGATGAAATGAAAAGAAAAAAGTTGGAATATAAAGCTAAACTCATAGCATGGAATAGATATGTTTATGATAAAGATGAAGAAATTGTAACAGAATCTCTTTTAAGAAAGAATTTTAAAAATCTTTTAAATGGAGATTTAAAAAAAATGGACTATATTCAGTCTGTACAAGTAGATATCAAAAAAGTAAAAAAAGATATTGAAAGTGAAAAATTAAAATTGAGTACTCTTAGAAATAAGCTTGCTCAAAATTTAAAAAATATAGATAGAATGAAAAAAGAAAAAAATTCACTTATAGCAAGACTTAATAATGAAAAAACTACACATGTAAAAACTATAAGTAAACTTCAAAAGGAAAAAGAGAGAATAGAAAAACAAATCAAGCAGATTATAGTTGCTAGAAGTAAAGAAGATAAACAAGTAGTAAATAAAAGTCAAGCTTATTCTAAATTAGGAAAAGTTTTAAAACCTGTAGAAGGAAGAATTGTAGTAAATTTTGAGCAGGAAAAAGAACAGGGAGTAACAAGCAATGGAATAGAAATCCTTGCACAGATGGGAAGAAAAGTAATAGCATCATCAGGAGGAAAGGTAATTTATTCAGATAACTTCCAGGGGCTTGGAAAAGTGGTAATGATAGATTATGGATATAATATGATAGGTGTTTATGGAAATCTTATATCTACTAATGTAAAACTGAATCAGACAGTAGGAAAAGGTGCAGAAATAGGGGTGCTTGGACTTTCAACAGAGGGAAAACCAAATCTTTATTATGAGTTGAGGTTCAATTTGAAACCAATAGACCCTGTTCCAATGTTTTAAACTTTGGAGGCAAAATAGATGAAAAAGGTGTGCATCATTTATAATTTTGAAAAAAAAATTGCAAAAGAAATATATATAGAAAGTGTTGAATATTTTTGTAAAAGAAATATAGAAGTACTTTCTGTAGAAAATAGTTCTGAAGCTGATTTTGCTGTAGTTATAGGAGGAGATGGAACTCTTTTAAGATCATTTAAGCATTTTATATTTAGGTCTAAAATGTATGTCATTGCAATAAATGCTGGAAGTTTAGGATTTCTGACTGAGATAAAAAAAGAAAAAGTATTTGAAGAATATGATAATTTTTTAAATGGAACTTTCAAATATGAAAAAAGACATATATTAGAAATAAAAATAAATCATAAGAAATATTATGCATTAAATGAAATAGTTATATCAAAAGGTGGAATAACCTCAAAAGTACTAAGAGTTAGCTTTTCATCTGATGATGAATATATGTGTACATATAAGGGAGATGGAGTTATAATTTCTACTCCAACAGGGTCTACAGCATATTCTATGTCAGCAGGGGGACCTATAGTAAAATCTAATATGAAAGCTATTATAATAACACCTTTAGCACCACATAATCTTAATACAAGACCTATTGTAATAAGTGGTGAGGAAAAACTTCAGATACAGTTGGAAGATACAGATAGAACAGGTCAAATAGTAGTAGATGGACAGGTAAGTACAAAAGTCAACAGTGAAAGTATAATTGATATTGAATACTCAAGCATGACTTTAAACCTTGTAATACCTAAGGATCGAAATTATTATAGTGTCCTTAGAGAAAAATTGAAGTGGGGAGATAATCTATGTTAAGAGAGCTTAAAATAGAAAATCTGGCTATAATTGATGAACTTGATTTAGAATTTGGTAATGGACTCATAGTTCTTACAGGAGAAACAGGAGCAGGAAAATCTATTATTCTAAGTGGAATAAATCTCCTCATAGGAGAAAAAGCTTCTGTAGATATGATAAGAAGTGGAGAAGATCATCTTCTTGCTCAGGGAGTTTTTGAAATAAATGATGAACAGGCAGAGGAACTCTCTGCCCGTTTTGGCATAGAAACAGAAGATAATGAAGTAATTGTGAGGAGATATTTAGATACAAATGGGAAGGGAAAAGCCTTTGTAAATAATATAAGAGTATCTCTTAGTAGTCTTAAAGATGTTATGGGAACTTTGGTAGATATAGTAGGACAGCATTCTCATCAAATGCTCCTTAATAAAAATAATCATATTAGGCTTCTTGATAAATTTTTAGGAGAAGAAGGAAAAGCTTTAAGAGAAAATATTGGCAGAAAATATAATGAACATAGAGATATTGTTTTGCAAATAGATAATATTGAAAAAACAAGACAGGAAGCTATAGAAAAAAGAGAATTTTATGAGTTCCAGCTGGCTGAAATTGACAGAGTAAATCCACAGCCTGAAGAAGATATCAGGCTGGAAGAAGAATATAAAAAGCTTTTTAATGCTGGAAAAATAAAAGATAAAATACTTGATTCAAATTTACAGTTAAGAGATGGAGAATTTAATGCACTGCACTTTATATATAATTCAAGGAAAAATATAGAGAGTCTATGCAGATATGGAGATGAGTTTCAGGAAATTTTAGAAAAACTTGAAAAAGTTTATTATGAACTTGAAGATTGCGTTGATATATTGGACACTATAGATCAGGATATAGATATAGATGAAACAAGACTGCAAAAAGTAGTGGATAGACTTGATGCTATTAATAAAATGAAGAGTAAATATGGTGCAACAATTGAGGAAATTATAGAGTTTAGAAATGGAATAGCTGAAAAAGTAGAGCTTTTAGATGAAAATAATTTTGAAGTAAAAAGACTGTTGAAATTGAAGGAAGAAGTAGAAAAAAGTTATTGGAAATATGCAAAAGAACTAAGAGAATTGAGATTAAAAAAATCCATTGAAATAGAAAAAGAACTTGAAAATGAGTTGAAATTTTTAAAAATGGGAGATGCAAAATTCCATATTGTTGTAGATAAAATGGATTCTATGGGAATAAATGGTTCTGATAATGTAGAATTTCTTATTTCTACAAATGTAGGACAGGATATGAAACCTTTGTGGAAAATAGCTTCAGGTGGTGAAGTTAGCAGGATAATGCTTGCCTTAAAAGTGATATTCTCAAGAGTTGACAATATTCCTATTCTTATTTTTGATGAAATAGACACAGGAGTAGGGGGAGAAACTGTTAGAAAAATAGCTAATAAAATGAGAGAAATAGGAGAGCATGCACAAGTAGTATCTATAACACATTCTCCAGCTATAGCAGCAAGAGCCCATCAACAATTCTATATAAAGAAAGAAACAGTAAATAACAATACTTCTACTACTGTTAAAAAATTAGATACAAAAGGAAGAATAGAGGAAATTGCAAGAATGCTGGCAGGAGAAAATGTAACAGAAGCAGTACGCAAACATGCAGAAGAGCTTTTAAATGAGGAGTAAGTATGGATTTTGTGAAAGAATTTTTAGAAACATCAAAAGAAAATGGAAAAATCACAGATACTACTCATGAAATGTATCAAAGAGATTTGAAAGATTTTAAAGAGTTTATCAGAGGAAAAGAATGGATAGATGTTGATAATGATGATATTTTAAAGTATATAGAAGAACTGAAAAAGAAATATAGTGATAGATCCATTTACAGAAAAGTAAGTTCTTTGAAAAGCTTCTATAGATATCTTTTACAGAAAAGAATAATAGATTTTATGCCTATGAAAGAGATAGAGCTTCCAAAGCTCCAAAAGGCACCTTTGAAGATTTTGGAACTTCAAGAACTGAATAGAGTACTGGAACAGTGTGGGGATAGTTTTGAAGGAAAAAGAGATAGTCTGGTAATAAGATTATTGTGTGAAACAGGATTAAAAATAAATGATATTTTAGAAATAGAAAAAGATATGCTTGAAACTTATGAGTATAAAAATATAACTACTACAAAGGGAAAAAGAGTGTACTCAGAACCTATAAGTGAAAAACTAGGATCAGATTTAAAAAATTATATAGAAATGTTGAAAAATCCAGAGGAAAAAAGAGTGTTTGGACAGCTTTCAAGACAGGGATTCAGGGCAAGATTTATATCATATGGAAAAAAAGCAGGGATAAAACAGGAAATATCTCCTAATATGATAAAAAGAATAAGTATAGAGATAAAAGATAAACACGGAAATGATGATATATCTTTTATAGAAAAAATAAGAGAAGCTTATATGAAAATAGGTATAGGAGATGATTAAAAAATGAAAGCAGGATTTATAGCAGTTGTAGGCAGACCTAATGTTGGAAAGTCTACATTGATAAATAAGCTTGTATCTGAAAAAGTTGCAATAGTTTCAGATAAAGCAGGAACAACTAGAGATAATATAAAAGGAATACTTAATTTGAATGACAATCAGTATATCTTTATAGATACTCCAGGAATACATAAAGCAAAACATCTTCTTGGTGAATATATGACCAACAGTGCCATTAGGGTATTAAAAGATGTAGATGTAATACTTTTTCTTTTAGATGGGTCACAGGAAATAAGTACTGGAGATCAATTTGTTATGGAAAGGGTAATGGAAGCTAAAAAAACTCCAAGAATACTTGTGATTAATAAAATAGATAAACTTTCTGATGAACAGCTCGTTGCAAAAAGAGAAGAAGTAAAAGAAAAACTTGGAGAATTTGATGCAGTAGTTGAAATATCTGGGCAATATGCTTTTGGATTACCTAGATTATTAGAGGCAATTGAACCATTTATGGAAGAAGGAATCAAATATTATCCTGATGATATGTATACAGATATGTCTGTTTATAAAATAATAACTGAAATAGTGAGAGAAAAAATACTTTTGAAAACAAGAGATGAGATACCTCATTCAGTGGCTATTGAAATATTAGATGTAGCTAAAAGAGAGAATGGTCGGGATAAATTTGATGTAAATATATATGTAGAAAGAGATTCTCAAAAGGGTATTATTATAGGAAAAAATGGTAAACTTTTAAAAGAGATAGGGACAGAAGCGAGAAAAGATATAGAAGCACTTCTTGGAGAGCCTATTTATCTAACACTTTGGGTAAAGGTAAAAGATGATTGGAGAAAGAAAAAACCATTTTTAAAAGAATTGGGATATGTAGACGAGAAATAATTTAAAAATTTAAGATAAGTTTTGGAATTTTGGAAGTTAGAAAGATTTGTACATTTAATGAAGCAAATAATTCTAATAAAAAAGTTTTAAAACTTATTTTTATTTAATTAATATAATTTTTTATCATCCAAATATTTTGAATTATGTGATATAATACTATCTATAATCATGAAGAATTAAGGGGGAAAAATGTTTAAAAAATTTATAGCTTACTATAAACCGTATAAAAAAATGTTTTTTCTAGATTTACTTGTGGCAACCATTTCTGCACTATGTGATTTGGTATACCCAATGATAACTAGAGAAATAGCCAATCATACAATTCCTAATAGGGAATTTAGAGCCATTGGAGTATTTGCAGGAGTACTTATAGGGATATATGTGATAAAGATGTTTTGTGCCTATTTTATGCAGTATTGGGGGCATCTTGTAGGAGTAGGAATGCAGGCTGATATGAGAAGAGATGTATATAGTCACCTTCAGAATCTTCCTATTAGATATTTTGATAATACTCAAACAGGAAGTATAATGTCAAGAATAGTCAATGACTTACAGGATATATCAGAACTTGCACATCATGGACCAGAGGATTTATTCATATCTTTCTTTATGATAGTGGGATCTTTTTTAGTATTGATTAGGATAAATGTTGGATTGACAATTATAATATTTTGCCTTTTACCACTTATTATAATATATAGCTTATTTCAAAGAAAAAGAATGCTGGCTGCATTTGTAAAAACTAGAGAAAAAACTGGTGATATCAATGCGAGATTACAAAATAGTATTTCAGGAATAAGAGTATCAAAAGCTTTTGTTATTAATGAAAATGAGAGAGAAAGATTTGAAGAAGATAATCAAAGATTTGTAGATGCAAGAAGTAAATCATATAAGATAATGGCAGAATATGGTGCAGGAGTAGGATTTTTAACAGATCTTTTAGACTATGCAGTCCTTATATTTGGAGGAATATTTGCATATATGGGAAAAATAAATATAGGAGATTTTCTTGCTTATCTTTTATATATAAAAATATTTACTCAGCCAATAAAAAGACTTATAGCATTTGTGGAGCAGTATCAAAATGGAATGAGTGGTTTTAAAAGATTTTTAGATATAATTTCAGAAGAGGAAGAAACTGATAAACCTAATGCTGAAGAATTAGGGAAAGTAGAAGGAGAAATAGATTTTCAAAATGTATCATTTAAGCATGAAGATAAAGAAGTTTTAAAGAATGTTTCTCTGAAAATACCAAAAGGGAAAATGCTTGCATTAGTGGGTCCTTCTGGAGGAGGAAAAACAACTTTGTGTAATCTTATTCCAAGATTTTATACTATTGATGATGGGGATATAAAAATAGATGGAAAAAGTATATATGATGTAAAATTGGAATCTTTAAGAAAGAATATTGGAATAGTACAACAAGATGTATTTTTGTTCACAGGAACTATAAAAGAAAATATTTTGGTAGGAAATAGTGAAGCAACAGATGATGAAGTAATGATTGCTGCAAAAAAAGCAAATATTCATGATTTAATAATGGAAATGCCAGATGGATATAATACTTTTGTTGGAGAAAGAGGAGTAAAGCTTTCAGGGGGGCAAAAGCAAAGAATAGCTATTGCAAGAATATTTTTGAAAAATCCTCCAATATTAATATTAGATGAAGCAACATCTGCTCTTGATAACATTACAGAAAGACTTATTCAAAAATCACTTGAGGAACTATGCAAGGGAAGAACTACAATAGTAGTTGCCCATAGACTTTCTACTATTCAAAATGCTGATGAAATAATAGTTCTTACTGATAACGGAATAGAAGAAAGAGGAACCCATAAAGAACTTTTAGAAAATAAAGGTTTTTACCATAAGCTTCATAATATGAGTAATTTATAAAAAGAGAATTAGGTATAAATTCTTAAAAAATGCTGATATAAAGAAATTTAATTTTTCTTTTATCAGCATTTTTCATATTTAAATTATTTAAAATAGTAATAGTTTTTTATTTTTAGGAATTCTTAATATTTCTATAAAGATGAATGGCAAATATAGTTTTAAAATCACTTGTAATCTCTTCAATTTCATTCAAGGGGAACCAAGTACCAACTAAGTCTTCTCCAATGTCTAATTTTAAGTTTTGTGGAGTAATAGAATCATTTTTTAATTGGATAATATAAATATATAAAGCTTCACTTGTGTATCCAGGAGATAAAATCAAAGGTTTTTTAGGAGTATAAATAATATTGTAATCATTTTTTAAATATCCAGTTTCTTCTTCTATTTCTCTTTCTAAAGTGTACAAAGAATTTTCTCCATCTTCCATTATTCCAGCAGGTATTTCATACATATATCCTTGAAATCCAGGTCTGTATTGTTTTACAAGAAGAGCTTTATTTCCAGTTGCATTTAACACTAGAGCAGCAATTGCATTGGGCTTGTCCAAATATTCCAGTTGTATACCAGTAGTTGGATGCTTTTCAACAGCAATTTTAAGAAATTTTAAATCTTCTAATTTTTCTAATTTCATTTTATCCCCTTCTTTTATTTTGATTTATAAACTTATTTAATGTTCATCATCTAGTTCTTCATATTTTTTTCTTTCTAAATTTATTGCATCATAAAGCTGTTTTTTCTTTTTAAATATTTTAATCTTTCTTTATCTTTATGATTTTTTATCATATCCATTATAGGAAGAAGAAAACCAGCTACTATACCAGCAGAAAAACCGTTATTATAAAGATTAAGTCCACCATGAACAGTTCCAATACTTTGAACTACTGCAAGGTGAAGCCAACCAGCAACTATTCCCAGAAAGTTCCATATACTCCAGAGATAGGGGCAAGGGAAGTACCAAAAAGTCCAGAAAGGGCAACAGTAAATGTATCAGTATTACTTCCAAATTTTGCAAGATATACACCAATTAAAATAGGAATAGTATTAAGAAAATGTTTTCCATAAGCAGAAAATCCCACTATAGTAAGGATACCTGCTAAAAGAGGTCCGTTGAAAGTTTCACCAAGTAAGATGACAAATGACATTGCAACAAATCCCATTATTCCCATATTAATGTATGTAAGACCAAATCCATAACGTTGTACATAATCTGCTTTTAATCCTGTATCTTCCAAAAGT
Above is a window of Fusobacterium varium DNA encoding:
- the recN gene encoding Recombination protein N encodes the protein MLRELKIENLAIIDELDLEFGNGLIVLTGETGAGKSIILSGINLLIGEKASVDMIRSGEDHLLAQGVFEINDEQAEELSARFGIETEDNEVIVRRYLDTNGKGKAFVNNIRVSLSSLKDVMGTLVDIVGQHSHQMLLNKNNHIRLLDKFLGEEGKALRENIGRKYNEHRDIVLQIDNIEKTRQEAIEKREFYEFQLAEIDRVNPQPEEDIRLEEEYKKLFNAGKIKDKILDSNLQLRDGEFNALHFIYNSRKNIESLCRYGDEFQEILEKLEKVYYELEDCVDILDTIDQDIDIDETRLQKVVDRLDAINKMKSKYGATIEEIIEFRNGIAEKVELLDENNFEVKRLLKLKEEVEKSYWKYAKELRELRLKKSIEIEKELENELKFLKMGDAKFHIVVDKMDSMGINGSDNVEFLISTNVGQDMKPLWKIASGGEVSRIMLALKVIFSRVDNIPILIFDEIDTGVGGETVRKIANKMREIGEHAQVVSITHSPAIAARAHQQFYIKKETVNNNTSTTVKKLDTKGRIEEIARMLAGENVTEAVRKHAEELLNEE
- the xerC_1 gene encoding Tyrosine recombinase XerC, coding for MDFVKEFLETSKENGKITDTTHEMYQRDLKDFKEFIRGKEWIDVDNDDILKYIEELKKKYSDRSIYRKVSSLKSFYRYLLQKRIIDFMPMKEIELPKLQKAPLKILELQELNRVLEQCGDSFEGKRDSLVIRLLCETGLKINDILEIEKDMLETYEYKNITTTKGKRVYSEPISEKLGSDLKNYIEMLKNPEEKRVFGQLSRQGFRARFISYGKKAGIKQEISPNMIKRISIEIKDKHGNDDISFIEKIREAYMKIGIGDD
- a CDS encoding Putative multidrug export ATP-binding/permease protein SAV1866 yields the protein MFKKFIAYYKPYKKMFFLDLLVATISALCDLVYPMITREIANHTIPNREFRAIGVFAGVLIGIYVIKMFCAYFMQYWGHLVGVGMQADMRRDVYSHLQNLPIRYFDNTQTGSIMSRIVNDLQDISELAHHGPEDLFISFFMIVGSFLVLIRINVGLTIIIFCLLPLIIIYSLFQRKRMLAAFVKTREKTGDINARLQNSISGIRVSKAFVINENERERFEEDNQRFVDARSKSYKIMAEYGAGVGFLTDLLDYAVLIFGGIFAYMGKINIGDFLAYLLYIKIFTQPIKRLIAFVEQYQNGMSGFKRFLDIISEEEETDKPNAEELGKVEGEIDFQNVSFKHEDKEVLKNVSLKIPKGKMLALVGPSGGGKTTLCNLIPRFYTIDDGDIKIDGKSIYDVKLESLRKNIGIVQQDVFLFTGTIKENILVGNSEATDDEVMIAAKKANIHDLIMEMPDGYNTFVGERGVKLSGGQKQRIAIARIFLKNPPILILDEATSALDNITERLIQKSLEELCKGRTTIVVAHRLSTIQNADEIIVLTDNGIEERGTHKELLENKGFYHKLHNMSNL
- the nudF_1 gene encoding ADP-ribose pyrophosphatase, whose protein sequence is MKLEKLEDLKFLKIAVEKHPTTGIQLEYLDKPNAIAALVLNATGNKALLVKQYRPGFQGYMYEIPAGIMEDGENSLYTLEREIEEETGYLKNDYNIIYTPKKPLILSPGYTSEALYIYIIQLKNDSITPQNLKLDIGEDLVGTWFPLNEIEEITSDFKTIFAIHLYRNIKNS
- the era gene encoding GTPase Era, whose translation is MKAGFIAVVGRPNVGKSTLINKLVSEKVAIVSDKAGTTRDNIKGILNLNDNQYIFIDTPGIHKAKHLLGEYMTNSAIRVLKDVDVILFLLDGSQEISTGDQFVMERVMEAKKTPRILVINKIDKLSDEQLVAKREEVKEKLGEFDAVVEISGQYAFGLPRLLEAIEPFMEEGIKYYPDDMYTDMSVYKIITEIVREKILLKTRDEIPHSVAIEILDVAKRENGRDKFDVNIYVERDSQKGIIIGKNGKLLKEIGTEARKDIEALLGEPIYLTLWVKVKDDWRKKKPFLKELGYVDEK